The Pirellulimonas nuda genome includes a region encoding these proteins:
- a CDS encoding MFS transporter, whose protein sequence is MLAKTIHAYRVAFSGLPREVWLLTAVLLVSRCGTMVLPFLAVYLNQEQGYSEPAAGRMLAVYGAGAIFGSYFGGRLAQRVGALRVVAGSLLLSAPGFLAIPFTTTFFGLCLALLYLSVVIEALRPAVTTAVSLLSPPEVLPRAFALNRLAFNLGFSVGPTVGGILAHYDYRLLFWVNATFAALGGLTAIVLFRKQLVVGLRPNEPAPLHISAGPLRDRTFLWYLGLQLASAIVFFQLISTMPLYWKNEYRFEESQIGLLFAVNTLTIVCFEMVFINAVARHRTLHLIAVGTLIVCFGFGLTALGRTFPFAIGVVLVWTMGEMLTAPFGFTYAAGRSDASNRGAYMGLMAMTISMALVLAPLVGTALYAVSPSLPWYGAFVMAGVLPVGYLLLDRR, encoded by the coding sequence ATGCTCGCCAAGACCATCCACGCCTACCGAGTCGCCTTCAGCGGGCTGCCGCGCGAGGTGTGGCTGCTGACGGCCGTGCTGCTGGTGAGCCGGTGTGGGACGATGGTGCTGCCGTTTCTGGCCGTCTACCTCAATCAGGAGCAGGGCTACTCCGAGCCCGCGGCGGGGCGGATGCTGGCGGTCTACGGCGCCGGTGCGATCTTTGGCTCGTACTTCGGCGGGCGGCTTGCCCAGCGGGTTGGCGCGCTGCGGGTGGTGGCCGGGTCGCTGCTACTGAGCGCGCCGGGGTTCTTGGCGATCCCCTTTACGACCACCTTCTTCGGGCTCTGTCTGGCGCTGCTGTACCTGAGCGTGGTGATCGAGGCCCTACGCCCCGCCGTGACCACCGCGGTGAGCCTGCTGAGCCCACCGGAGGTGCTGCCACGGGCCTTCGCGCTGAACCGGCTGGCGTTCAACCTGGGCTTCAGCGTGGGGCCCACCGTCGGCGGGATCCTGGCGCACTACGACTACCGGCTGCTGTTCTGGGTAAACGCCACGTTCGCGGCGCTGGGGGGGCTGACGGCCATCGTGCTGTTCCGCAAACAGTTGGTCGTCGGGCTGAGGCCGAACGAGCCGGCGCCGCTGCACATTTCTGCCGGGCCGTTGCGCGACCGCACGTTCTTATGGTACCTGGGCTTGCAGCTCGCCTCGGCGATCGTGTTCTTCCAATTGATCTCGACGATGCCGCTGTACTGGAAGAACGAGTACCGGTTCGAGGAGTCGCAGATCGGGCTGCTGTTCGCGGTGAACACGCTGACCATCGTCTGCTTCGAGATGGTGTTCATCAACGCCGTCGCCCGGCACCGCACGCTGCACCTGATCGCCGTGGGGACGCTGATCGTCTGCTTCGGGTTCGGGCTCACGGCCCTCGGCCGGACGTTTCCGTTCGCGATCGGCGTGGTGCTGGTGTGGACGATGGGGGAGATGCTGACCGCGCCGTTCGGCTTCACGTACGCGGCGGGGCGGTCGGACGCGTCGAACCGGGGCGCCTACATGGGGCTGATGGCGATGACCATCTCGATGGCGCTGGTGCTCGCCCCGCTGGTAGGCACGGCGCTGTACGCGGTGAGCCCCAGCCTGCCCTGGTACGGCGCGTTCGTGATGGCGGGGGTGCTGCCGGTGGGGTACTTGTTGCTCGACCGACGGTGA
- a CDS encoding redoxin family protein, with the protein MSHHTLRLTALLFCVATPTSAALAQPAAPTKTNPTPPKVGDEAPSFKLLPYNAKPGPQSDESLVELAGLLEQGPVVLVVLRGYPGYQCPACSAQVAQFVAKADALGKAGASVVMVYPGPKNELAMRASEFVGDTKLPKSFHLLIDPAYKFTNKYHLRWKAPRETAYPATFVINSEGEIVFAEVSQSHGGRTNVAAVLETLD; encoded by the coding sequence ATGAGCCACCACACGCTTCGTCTAACCGCCCTATTGTTTTGTGTCGCCACACCCACCAGCGCCGCCCTCGCACAACCCGCCGCCCCGACCAAGACCAATCCCACGCCGCCGAAGGTCGGCGACGAGGCCCCCAGCTTCAAGCTGCTCCCGTACAACGCCAAGCCGGGGCCGCAATCTGACGAGTCGCTGGTCGAGCTGGCCGGCCTGCTGGAGCAAGGCCCCGTCGTGCTGGTCGTGCTGCGGGGCTACCCCGGCTACCAGTGCCCCGCCTGCTCGGCTCAGGTCGCCCAATTCGTCGCCAAAGCAGACGCCCTCGGCAAGGCGGGCGCAAGCGTCGTCATGGTCTACCCCGGCCCAAAGAACGAGCTAGCAATGCGGGCTTCCGAGTTTGTCGGCGATACGAAGCTCCCCAAGAGTTTTCATCTGCTGATCGATCCGGCCTATAAGTTCACGAACAAGTACCACCTGCGTTGGAAGGCGCCCCGCGAGACGGCCTACCCCGCGACGTTCGTGATCAACTCCGAGGGCGAGATCGTCTTCGCCGAGGTGAGCCAGTCGCACGGCGGGCGGACGAATGTTGCGGCCGTGCTGGAGACGCTCGACTGA
- a CDS encoding restriction endonuclease has protein sequence MDHTDAIALFISQLDGDPRVAAGAANGLLAIGKRSPESIAPHLKLLGRYARSRHPHVACAAIECLGLIGTVESLKAIESAFLKCDPAILRKRNRPEGLVYRMGELIVTVLTEYDDDRDSDAHIAAINALFTIIAREDCPHFVRGYAIDFLCLYVTYCRENYDIDPKVPQEVYATVGRLASGSDKKLAALAMTFIGTFSGHIAKYTKSTKTSNIQVRIDFSKSRIIDIIKEYGPHRFSMVHPEDFETIMSAVFLKDGYSIEKTAYVGDYGADFVATRAPQRVAVQVKRYAESTLVSVSDVNQVLGAKQFYKCNSCTVITTSHFTKPAINLGVRADVDLWGWSKLGLEVKRLFGVEIR, from the coding sequence ATGGATCACACCGACGCGATAGCTCTATTCATTTCTCAGCTCGACGGCGATCCGCGAGTCGCAGCAGGGGCAGCGAATGGACTTTTAGCAATTGGCAAACGATCGCCGGAGTCCATTGCGCCGCACCTGAAGCTACTAGGACGCTATGCTCGATCTCGGCATCCGCACGTTGCATGCGCCGCCATAGAATGCCTTGGACTGATCGGAACAGTGGAATCACTCAAGGCGATTGAAAGTGCGTTCTTAAAATGCGACCCCGCCATACTTCGCAAAAGGAACCGCCCGGAGGGACTTGTTTACCGAATGGGTGAACTCATAGTCACTGTGCTAACAGAATACGACGACGATCGAGATTCAGATGCGCACATAGCGGCCATAAATGCCCTATTCACAATCATAGCTCGCGAAGATTGCCCGCATTTTGTTCGGGGCTATGCCATTGATTTTCTTTGTCTCTATGTCACGTATTGCAGAGAAAACTACGACATCGACCCAAAGGTCCCACAAGAAGTTTACGCAACCGTCGGAAGGCTGGCGAGCGGATCGGACAAGAAGCTTGCGGCGCTGGCGATGACTTTTATCGGTACGTTTTCTGGGCACATTGCAAAGTACACAAAGTCTACAAAGACATCGAACATTCAGGTTCGCATTGATTTCTCAAAATCTCGGATCATCGACATCATCAAGGAATACGGGCCACACCGTTTCTCGATGGTGCATCCTGAAGATTTTGAGACGATTATGTCGGCCGTATTCTTAAAGGATGGGTACAGCATCGAGAAGACGGCGTATGTTGGCGACTACGGTGCAGACTTCGTTGCGACCCGAGCACCGCAACGAGTTGCTGTCCAGGTGAAGCGCTACGCGGAATCGACGCTCGTGTCCGTATCTGACGTAAACCAAGTTCTCGGTGCAAAACAGTTCTACAAGTGCAACAGTTGTACCGTGATTACAACTTCTCACTTTACAAAGCCCGCCATTAATCTCGGAGTTCGTGCGGATGTTGACCTATGGGGATGGTCGAAACTTGGCTTGGAAGTCAAACGGCTATTTGGAGTTGAAATTAGATGA
- a CDS encoding DUF2442 domain-containing protein: MSSSTVETPTPTATNVRVDEDTLFVSLSDGRSISAPIAWYPRLLHGTTEQRGHWRLIGGGNGIHWPDLDEDISVVNLLAGQPSGESQASLKRWLAKIGGRTP; this comes from the coding sequence ATGAGTTCTTCCACGGTTGAAACGCCGACCCCGACAGCCACGAACGTTCGGGTCGATGAAGATACGCTGTTCGTATCTCTTTCCGATGGCCGTTCCATTTCTGCGCCGATCGCTTGGTATCCACGCCTGCTACACGGCACAACCGAGCAGCGCGGGCACTGGAGATTAATTGGGGGCGGAAACGGGATTCACTGGCCGGACCTCGACGAAGACATCAGCGTGGTCAACCTGCTCGCGGGCCAACCCTCGGGCGAGAGTCAGGCGTCGCTGAAGCGCTGGCTGGCCAAAATCGGCGGACGGACACCATAA
- a CDS encoding DUF4160 domain-containing protein: MPTVYRTGPYRLFFYAGDRDEPPHVHVERDNCEAKFWLDPVRIARSHGFAANEVNALEKMIAGIEAALLESWNEFFHG; encoded by the coding sequence ATGCCGACAGTCTATCGGACCGGTCCTTACCGGCTGTTCTTCTACGCCGGCGACCGAGACGAACCGCCGCACGTCCATGTCGAACGCGATAACTGCGAGGCCAAGTTTTGGCTCGATCCGGTGCGTATCGCGCGAAGTCACGGATTCGCTGCAAACGAAGTCAATGCCCTCGAAAAGATGATCGCCGGAATCGAAGCCGCCCTACTGGAGAGCTGGAATGAGTTCTTCCACGGTTGA
- the accC gene encoding acetyl-CoA carboxylase biotin carboxylase subunit, producing MYQRILVANRGEIALRIFRACREMGIESVAIYSEADRGAHYLTLADEAICVGPAKASDSYLKIASVISAAEVGNVQAIHPGYGFLAENAHFNEICRSCKIDFIGPSPEAMAQLGDKNTARSLARKAGVPVVPGSAGVIETEEEALRFAHEVGFPVLIKATAGGGGRGMRVAGNDLSLKSALQQARNEAEAAFGNGAVYLEKYIEHPRHVEVQVLADQHGAAVHLWERDCSTQRRHQKLIEESPSTSISEETRQQMCESARNLILTAGYHNAATVEFIVDGDGNFYFIEVNARIQVEHPVTELITGIDLIKAQIRIASGEPLWITQDQVPRNGHAIECRINAEDPARNFQPSPGRIEQLIAPGGFGVRFDSHAHAGYVVPPHYDSMIGKLLVHRATREEAIATMLRCLAELKIEGIKTTTPLHREILSHTAFVEGRIDTTFVERTFMGQ from the coding sequence ATGTACCAACGGATCCTCGTGGCCAACCGGGGCGAGATCGCCCTGCGGATCTTCCGGGCCTGTCGTGAGATGGGGATCGAGTCGGTCGCGATCTACAGCGAGGCGGACCGCGGCGCCCACTACCTGACGCTCGCCGACGAGGCGATCTGCGTCGGCCCCGCCAAGGCCTCCGACAGCTACCTCAAGATCGCCAGCGTGATCAGCGCCGCCGAGGTTGGCAACGTCCAAGCCATCCACCCGGGGTACGGGTTCCTAGCCGAGAACGCCCACTTCAACGAGATCTGCCGAAGCTGCAAGATCGACTTCATCGGCCCCTCGCCCGAGGCGATGGCCCAGTTGGGCGACAAGAACACCGCCCGCTCGCTCGCCCGCAAGGCGGGGGTCCCCGTGGTGCCCGGCAGCGCAGGAGTGATCGAGACCGAAGAGGAAGCCCTCCGCTTCGCCCACGAGGTCGGCTTCCCGGTGCTCATCAAAGCGACCGCCGGCGGCGGCGGCCGCGGCATGCGTGTGGCCGGCAACGACCTGTCGCTCAAGAGCGCCCTGCAGCAGGCCCGCAACGAGGCCGAGGCCGCCTTCGGCAACGGCGCGGTGTACCTGGAGAAATACATCGAGCACCCCCGCCACGTCGAGGTGCAGGTGCTGGCCGACCAGCACGGCGCCGCGGTGCACCTGTGGGAACGCGACTGCAGCACGCAGCGTCGCCACCAGAAGCTGATCGAAGAGAGCCCCAGCACCAGCATCAGCGAAGAGACCCGCCAGCAGATGTGCGAGTCGGCTCGCAACCTCATCCTCACCGCCGGCTACCACAACGCCGCGACGGTAGAGTTCATCGTCGACGGCGACGGCAACTTCTACTTCATCGAAGTGAACGCCCGCATCCAGGTCGAACACCCGGTCACCGAGCTGATCACCGGCATCGACCTCATCAAGGCCCAGATCCGCATCGCCTCGGGCGAGCCGCTGTGGATCACCCAAGACCAAGTCCCGCGCAACGGCCACGCCATCGAGTGCCGGATCAACGCCGAAGACCCGGCCCGCAACTTCCAGCCCTCGCCGGGCCGGATCGAGCAGCTCATCGCCCCCGGCGGCTTCGGGGTGCGCTTCGATTCGCACGCCCACGCCGGCTACGTCGTCCCCCCCCACTACGACTCGATGATCGGCAAGCTGCTGGTCCACCGCGCGACGCGCGAAGAAGCCATCGCCACAATGCTCCGCTGCCTAGCCGAGCTCAAGATCGAGGGGATCAAGACCACCACCCCCCTGCACCGCGAGATCCTCAGCCACACGGCGTTTGTCGAGGGGCGGATTGATACGACGTTCGTTGAGCGGACGTTTATGGGGCAGTAG
- the accB gene encoding acetyl-CoA carboxylase biotin carboxyl carrier protein has translation MATAKKQPASGSRTGADASAGPTDAAKDQAACSGPEQGSGGGGVFSVRRVRRLVQLMNRHGLAEVDLRQGQQRIRLRKTVEAAPAPPASYAPPAAAQPAAPSAPPAAPAAPAVDASLHTITSPMVGTYYNAASPDAAPFVKVGDQVGPDTTVCIVEAMKVFNEIPAECSGKIMAVLVETGEAVEFGQPMFRVQK, from the coding sequence ATGGCCACCGCAAAAAAACAACCCGCGTCGGGGTCCCGTACGGGCGCCGACGCCAGCGCCGGTCCGACCGACGCAGCGAAGGATCAAGCAGCGTGTTCCGGCCCCGAGCAGGGTTCGGGTGGGGGGGGCGTGTTTAGCGTCCGCCGCGTCCGCCGGCTCGTGCAATTAATGAACCGGCACGGCCTCGCCGAGGTCGACCTCCGGCAGGGCCAGCAGCGTATCCGACTCCGCAAGACGGTCGAGGCGGCCCCCGCCCCGCCCGCCAGCTACGCTCCACCGGCAGCGGCCCAGCCCGCGGCCCCCTCCGCCCCGCCGGCCGCCCCCGCGGCCCCGGCCGTCGACGCCTCGCTGCACACCATCACCAGCCCGATGGTCGGCACGTACTACAACGCGGCCAGCCCCGACGCCGCCCCGTTCGTCAAGGTCGGCGACCAGGTCGGCCCCGACACCACCGTCTGCATCGTCGAAGCGATGAAGGTCTTCAACGAGATCCCCGCCGAGTGCTCCGGAAAGATCATGGCGGTCCTGGTAGAAACCGGCGAAGCCGTCGAGTTCGGCCAACCGATGTTCCGCGTCCAGAAGTAG
- a CDS encoding M24 family metallopeptidase has product MNPLEPRRKKLRQLVRKAKVDALLVSDPLNVTYLTGFTGDSAYLLISQDDELLVTDSRFPLQLAQDCPWLKLVVRESGQKMKATLVDVFAKWGLGKVGVEGGTMTVGEYNALSEALTDVALEPCDGLVEQLRGIKDKQEIDAVRLACDQARRAFEVVRAGLRPDMTELEAAAELEYQARKFGGRGLSFPPIIGVGPGGALPHYGPANVRFGEADFALFDWGVNSGWYVSDITRMVVTGRVTDRFRKLYNVVLEAQLTAIEAIKPGAKLQDVDAAARNVIEAAGYGKNFRHSLGHGIGLRVHEGVRLAQGEEGLLEAGMIVTVEPGVYFEGWGGIRIEDDVLVTRTGNEVLTTVPKQLEQCVLN; this is encoded by the coding sequence ATGAATCCGCTTGAACCGCGCCGCAAGAAGCTCCGCCAACTCGTCCGCAAGGCCAAGGTCGACGCGCTGCTGGTCTCCGACCCGCTGAACGTCACCTACCTCACCGGCTTCACCGGCGACAGCGCCTACCTGCTGATCTCGCAGGACGACGAGCTGCTGGTCACCGACTCGCGGTTTCCGCTCCAACTCGCCCAGGACTGCCCCTGGCTGAAGCTGGTGGTGCGCGAATCGGGCCAAAAGATGAAGGCGACCCTGGTCGACGTCTTCGCCAAATGGGGCCTCGGCAAGGTCGGCGTCGAGGGGGGAACGATGACCGTCGGCGAGTACAACGCACTCTCCGAGGCCCTGACGGACGTCGCGCTGGAGCCGTGCGACGGGCTTGTGGAACAGCTCCGCGGGATCAAGGACAAGCAAGAGATCGACGCGGTGCGCTTGGCCTGCGATCAGGCCCGCCGCGCGTTCGAGGTGGTCCGGGCGGGCCTCCGGCCCGACATGACCGAGCTAGAGGCCGCCGCAGAGCTCGAGTACCAGGCGCGCAAGTTCGGCGGCCGGGGGCTGAGCTTCCCGCCGATCATCGGCGTCGGCCCGGGGGGCGCCCTGCCCCACTACGGCCCGGCAAACGTCCGGTTCGGCGAGGCCGACTTTGCCCTGTTCGACTGGGGCGTCAATTCTGGCTGGTACGTCAGCGACATCACGCGCATGGTGGTCACCGGACGCGTCACCGACCGCTTCCGAAAGCTCTACAACGTCGTCCTAGAAGCCCAGCTCACCGCGATCGAAGCGATCAAGCCCGGCGCCAAGCTCCAGGACGTCGACGCGGCCGCCCGCAACGTTATCGAGGCAGCGGGCTACGGCAAGAACTTCCGCCACAGCCTCGGTCACGGCATCGGCCTGCGGGTCCACGAGGGGGTCCGGCTGGCGCAGGGGGAAGAGGGGCTGCTCGAAGCCGGGATGATCGTCACCGTCGAACCCGGCGTCTACTTCGAGGGCTGGGGCGGGATCCGCATCGAGGACGACGTGCTGGTGACCCGCACCGGCAACGAGGTGCTGACCACCGTCCCGAAGCAGCTCGAGCAGTGCGTGCTGAACTAG